In Fusarium oxysporum Fo47 chromosome XII, complete sequence, one DNA window encodes the following:
- a CDS encoding HAD-like domain-containing protein — protein MIKLVAFDLDGTLAESKQAILDSMGEALADLLSVAHVAVISGGDWPQFQKQVASRLPARADLSKLWLMPTTGTKLYTHKGDEWKVEYAELFSEEQRKNIIEAFNAALDATGFQPEQTWGERIEDRGSQITFSALGQQAPPSAKEVWDPDFEKRKIIQADLYKRLPDLSINMGGATSIDITQKGVDKGYGLKKLSAASGIPLEQIMFIGDAIFPGGNDYPAKELGLHTVRVKNPDGTLAAIAGIVACLSETGPLH, from the coding sequence ATGATCAAACTGGTCGCATTCGACCTCGATGGCACTCTCGCAGAGAGCAAGCAGGCAATTCTCGACTCAATGGGCGAAGCTCTCGCCGATCTCTTGAGCGTCGCCCACGTCGCAGTTATATCGGGTGGCGATTGGCCTCAGTTCCAGAAACAAGTCGCCAGTCGACTTCCCGCACGAGCTGACCTTTCCAAACTCTGGCTCATGCCTACCACTGGCACAAAGCTTTACACTCACAAGGGCGATGAGTGGAAGGTGGAATATGCAGAGCTGTTTAGTGAGGAGCAGAGGAAGAACATCATCGAAGCATTCAACGCTGCTCTCGACGCAACGGGGTTTCAGCCAGAGCAGACTTGGGGTGAACGCATTGAAGATCGAGGCAGTCAGATCACATTTTCGGCGCTTGGTCAACAAGCCCCTCCCTCCGCGAAAGAAGTTTGGGATCCTGACTTTGAGAAGCGCAAAATCATTCAAGCGGATCTATACAAGCGACTCCCAGACTTGTCAATCAACATGGGCGGAGCTACTTCTATCGACATCACGCAGAAAGGTGTTGATAAGGGCTACGggctgaagaagctctcgGCGGCGAGTGGGATTCCCCTGGAGCAGATCATGTTCATTGGAGATGCCATCTTTCCGGGTGGGAATGATTACCCTGCTAAGGAACTGGGACTGCACACGGTGCGGGTGAAGAATCCTGATGGGACTCTGGCTGCTATTGCGGGTATCGTTGCGTGTTTGAGCGAGACTGGTCCTTTGCATTGA